From Streptomyces sp. SAI-135:
CCAGCGGTCGCGAGGCCGTGCGAGGCAACACACCGCCCGCCCACAGCACCGGCGATCCGCACCACGCACGACCCGCGCCACCGGCGATCCGTACCGGCAGCCATCCGTACCGCCGACACCCCACGTCACCGACACCCCACGTCACCGACGACCCGCACCCCACCCGCCGAAACCCCTCACTGCCGAATCGACCAGCCCCGCTCCCGCAGCGCGGCCGACAGAACCGGCGCGGCCTGCGGCTCCACCATCAGCTGGACCAGGCCGGCCTGCTGCCCCGTCGCGTGCTCGATCCGGACGTCCTCGATGTTGACCCCGGCCCGGCCCGCGTCCGCGAAGATCCGGGCGAGCTGACCCGGCTGGTCGTCGATGAGCACGGCCACGATCTCGTACAGCCGAGGAGCGGACCCGTGCTTGCCGGGAACCCGCACCTGCCCGGCGTTCCCCCGCCGCAGCATGTCCTCGATACCGGACACGCCCTCGCCCCGCTTGGACTCGTCGGCGGACTGCAGCGCCCGCAGCGCCCGTACGGTCTCCTCCAGGTCGCCGGCGACATCGGTGAGGAGATCGGCCACGGGGCCCGGGTTCGCGGAGAGGATGTCGATCCACATCCCGGGGTCGGACGCGGCGATCCGGGTCACGTCCCGGATCCCCTGACCGCACAGCCGTACGGCGGCCTCCTCGGCGTGCTCCAGGCGCGCGGCGACCATGCTGGAGACCAGGTGGGGCATGTGCGAGACGAGCGCCACGGCACGGTCGTGGGCGTCGGCGTCCATGACCACCGGCACCGCGCGGCAGTGCGAGACCAGCTCCAGCGCGAGGTTCAGCACCTCGGTGTCGGTGTCCCGGGTGGGGGTCAGCACCCAGGGCCGCCCCTCGAAGAGGTCCCCGGAGGCGGCCAGCGGCCCGGACTTCTCCCGCCCGGACATCGGATGCGTACCGATGTACGAGGACAGGTCGAGTCCCAGCGCCTCCAGTTCCCGCCGGGGCCCGCCCTTCACGCTGGCCACGTCGATGTACCCGCGGGCAACGCCCCGCCGCATGGCGTCGGCGAGCACCCCGGCCACGTGGGCGGGCGGCGCGGCGACGATCGCGAGGTCCACGGGCCCTCCGGGCGCCTCGTCCGTGCCCGCGCCGAGCGCGGCGGCCATGCGGGCCTGCTCGGGGTCGTGGTCGGCGAGGTGGACGGTGACTCCCCGGCCCGCCAGCGCCAGCGCGGCGGAGGTCCCGATGAGCCCGGTGCCGATGACGAGTGCGGTCCTCACTGGGCGATGTCCTTGCGCAGGGCGGCCGCGGCGCCGAGGTAGACGTGCGCGATGTCGGCGCGGGGCCGGTCGGACTCGATGTGCGCGAGGACGCGGACCACCCGGGGCATGGCGCCCTCGATGTCCAGCTCCTGCGCGCAGATCAGCGGTACGTCGACGATGCCGAGCTTGCGGGCCGCGGCCGCCGGAAAGTCGCTGTGCAGGTCGGGCGTGGCCGTGAACCAGATGCTGATCAGGTCGTCCGCGGTCAGCTCGTTCCGCTCCATGATGGCGGTGAGCAGCGCTCCGACCTGCTCGTCCATGTGGCCGGCCTCGTCCTGTTCGAGTTGGACGGCGCCCCGGACCGCTCGTACCGCCACGGCATTGCTCCTCGCTATGTACAAACCGGCTCTTCGCACGACCAGCCTAGTCAGCCCGTACCGGTCGGGTACGCGCCGCCCGCCCCCTGAGATGGCGTTCCGGACCGTGTCAATGTCACCCGAACGTCGCAGTTCCGCTACTTGGGGCGAAAACACCCCCGTGCGCCTCTGGACTCGGGACCCCGGGTCCGCTCTCATGGCAGGAAACTCGCCTCGGGGGAGGCCCCTTTCATGAAGCGTTCCGGACCGTTGCTGACACTGCTCGCGGGATTGCTGCTCGGCCTGTTCATGCTCTCGCTCAACGCCACCACGGGAGAGAAGCCGACCTCGGCGTCCGTGCAGCCGTCCGCGTCCGCGCAGCCGTCGCCCGGCACCAAGGCGTCACCGGGCACCGCACCGGCGCAGACGTCCGCGCCGCCCAGCCCGTCCCCGGCCCGGACCGCCGTGCCGGAGGGCGTGTACACGGGCCGTACCGACGACGACTCCTCGGCGGTCGCGATCACGGTGCGCGACGACAAGGCGATCGCGTACGTCTGCGACGGCCACAACATCGAGTCGTGGCTCCAGGGCGACGTGCGCGAGGACGGCAGCCTGCGGCTCACCGGCAAGGGCGGCGCGAGTCTCGACGGCAGGGTGAAGGGCACCAGGGAGATCCGCGGCACGGCGCACGTCGGCAGCGGGAGCTACGCCTTCACCCTCGGCAGGTCGAAGAAGTCCTCCGGCCTCTACCGGGCGAACAGCACGGTGGCGGGCGCGAAGATCGAGGGCGGATGGATCGTCCTGCCGGACGGTGAGCAGGTCGGCATCCTCAAGCGCGACGGCAAGCCCTCCCCGGCACCCGAGATCGACCCGGAGACCGGTGCGGTGACGGTCGACGGACAGCAGCTCACGGCCCGCCCGGCAACCCCCTGACCTCGACCGAGGGAGCCGATCATGACCGTCGACCCGAACGCGGCCACCCAGAGCTGGCCCTCGCCCGAACCCGAGCGCGGCCCCGGCGCGGCCCGCTATCTGATCCCGGCCCTGGTCGCCGCCGCGGTGGCGGTCGCCCTGGGCGTCTACGGCAAGGTCCACGACCCGGCGGGGACGGCCTTCAACCTCGCCGGCTTCAGCAGCACCGGCGCGGTGAAGTCCTGGCTCGCGACGGTCGCGTTCTTCTTCGCCCTCGTCCAGCTCGTCTCGGCCCTGATGGTGTACGGCAAGCTGCCCGGTCCGAGCTGGTCCTCGGCCCTGCACCGCTGGTCCGGCCGGGTGGCCTTCCTGGTGGCGGTGCCGGTCGCGGTGCACTGTCTGTACGCGCTGGGCTTCCAGTCGTACGAATCACGCGTTCTGTGGCACTCGCTCCTCGGCTGTTTCTTCTTCGGTGTCTTCAGTGCCAAGATGCTGCTGCTCCGTTCGGAGCGACTTCCCGGGTGGCTGCTGCCGATCGTCGGCGGGCTCGTCTTCACCGCGCTCACGATCCTCTGGCTGACCTCCGCCCTCTGGTTCTTCCGCACCTTCGGAGTGACGACATGACGCACAGCCCGGCGCGGCGCACGGTCCTTCTCGCGACGGGCGCGGCCGCGCTGGCCGCCGGCTGCGGCGAGTACGGCGGCGAGAACAGCGACTCCGGGTCCGGTTCGGCGCAGGCCGGCACCGCACTGGCGAGGACGAGCGAGATCCCGGTCGGCGGCGGGAAGATCTTCAAGGACGAGAAGGTCGTCGTCACCCAGCCGAAGAAGGGCGAGTTCAAGGCCTTCTCCGACATCTGCACCCATCAGGGCTGCCAGGTGACCAACGTGTCCGGCGGCACCATCAACTGCCCTTGCCACGGAAGCAAGTTCAACATCACGGACGGTTCGGTGGCCAACCCGCCGGCCACCGAACCGCTGCCCGAGAAGCAGATCAGGGTCGACGGGGACTCGATCGAACTCGCCTAGGGTGCCGGCCGCGGCGTTACAGTCGTGCGGTGCCCGAGCTGAAGCGGCTGAGTGCCGGTCATGCCCCGGCGGTCCTGGCCTTCGAGCTGGCGAACCGCGCCTACTTCGCCGCCGCGGTCTTCGACCGGGGTGACGACTACTTCGAGCGGTTCGCCGACCGGTTCGACGCCCTGCTGGCCGAGCAGGAGGCCGGCATCTGCGCCTTCCATGTGCTCGTCGCCGAGGACGGCTCGGTCCTGGGCCGGTTCAACCTCTACGACCTCGAGGACGGCGGTGCCGTGCTCGGCTACCGGGTCGCGCAGCACGTGGCCGGCCGCGGCACGGCGACCGCGACCGTGCTGGAGCTGTGCGGTCTGGCGGCGACGCGGTACGGCCTGCGCACCCTGCGGGCGGCCACCGCCCACGCGAATGCCGCCTCCCGAAGGGTGCTGGTCAAGGCCGGGTTCGTCCCGGTCGGTCCGGCCGATCCCGCCGAACTCGGCGGCAAGCCGGGCACCTGGTACCAGCGCGCTCTCACACCCTTGCGGTAGCCCGCAGCCACCGGCCCGGTCCGCCGGCTGAGGTGTCAGGAGTCCCAGAGGGCCCCGAGCGTCACCAGTTCACTGCCGTACTCGATCCGGTCGGCCCACTCCACCGGCCACGCCTCCGCTCCCAGATGGGCACCCGCGAAGGCACCCGTCAGACAGGCGATCGAGTCGGAGTCGCCGGAGCTGCACGCGGCCCGCCGCAGGGCCGTCAGCGGCTCGTCCGGGAACTGCAGGAAGCACAACAACCCGGTCGCCAGGGCCTCTTCGGCGATCCAGCCCGCCCCGGTGGCCAGGCACGGGTCGTCCTCGGGAGAGGCGCCCCGCACGGCGTCGTCGAGCCGGTCGAGGACCGCCAGGCACTCGTCCCAGCCGCGCGCGATGAACTGTCCGGGCGTCGGGTCCTGGCTCCTCGTCCACAGGTCGCCGAGCCAACGCTCGTGGTACTGCCCCCGGTTCACCAGGGCGTACGACCGCAGCAGCCCCACCAGTTCACCCGGGGCGGTGCCCTGCGCGAGCAGCCGTACGGCACGCGCGGTGAGGTCGGACGCGGCGAGCCCCGTCGGGTGCCCGTGGGTGAGCGCGGCCTGCAACTGGGCGGCGCCCGCGCGCTGTTCGTCACTGAGACCGGGCACGAGCCCGACGGGGGCGACGCGCATGTTGGCGCCGCAGCCCTTGGAGCCGATCTGGCTGGCCTCCTGCCAGGGCAGATCCGTGCGCTCCAGCAGGTCGCACGCCCGCAGACAGGTGTTGCCCGGGGCGCGGTTGTTCTCCGGGGAGCGGTTCCACGCGATGAACTCCCGCCGGACCGGCTCCGCCATCTCGGGCCCGAGCACTCCCCGGTCCATCGCCGCCCGCAGCCCTCTGCCCACCGCCAGTGTCATCTGCGTGTCGTCGCTGACCAGCGCGGGCGTGATCAGCTCCATCTCCCGCCAGGGCCCGCACTTGGCGAGGATCGACGGCACGTCGTTGAACTCGGTGGGGAAGCCGAGGGCGTCCCCGAGGGCGAGGCCGACGAGGGTTCCGGTGGCGGCGCGTTTGGTGAGGGTCATGGTCATGCGGGGCGTCCTTCCGGGGACGGTCGGAGGAGAGGGGGGTGCAGGGTGGTCGCCGGTCCCGCGCGGTAGAGCGCGGCCGGTTTGCCGCGGCCGCCGGTCAGTCGCGCGGCCCCGGGCACGGCCTCGACGAAGCCGGGCGTGGCGAGCACCTTGCGGCGGAAGTTGGGCCGGTCCAGGACAGTGCCCCACACGGTCTCGTACACCTGCTGGAGCTCGCCGAGGGTGAACTCGGGCGGGCAGAAGGCGGTGGCGAGGCAGGTGTACTCCAGCTTGGCCCCGACGCGTTCGTGGGCGTCGGCCAGGATGCGGTCGTGGTCGAAGGCGAGCGGTCCCGCCTTGTCGTACGGCACCCAGCGGGCCTCGGCCGCGTCACTGCCGCCGTGCGGCTCGGGAGGGTCGGGCAGCAGTGCGGCGAACGCGACGGAGACGACCCGCATCCGGGGGTCGCGGTCGGGCTCGCTGTAGGTCCGCAGCTGCTCCAGATGCAGCCCGGAGAGATCCGACAGCCCGGTCTCCTCGGCGAGTTCACGCCGGGCGGCGGTCTCCGCGGACTCGTCCGGGTGCAGGAACCCGCCGGGCAGCGCCCAGTGACCGGCGTACGGCTCCTGGCCCCGCTCCACGAGCAGCACCTGCAGGGCGCCTTCGGCGACCGTGAGCACGGCGAGGTCGACGGTGACGGCGAAGGGTTCGTGGGCGTACTTGTCGTAGCCGGGCGGCACGGACACGCTCGCTCACCCCCTTTATGGTCAGTTCGACTAATAGTCACTACGACTATAAAGAGGGTGCGCCGGTTGGGCAAGCCCCTACGGCCGTGCGCGGCAGGCGCGTTGGGGGTCCCGCCCCAGGAACCCCAGGAGCCGCACGTCCGGCCGCGCGCCGGACGGTACGGCGACCGGCTCGGCGAAGCGCACGCCCCGGTCCTCCTCCCCCACCACGCACCGGGCTACGGATAGGAGTTCGCCGGCGAGGCCCTCCGGAATGGGCCGCGGCCGACCGCAGGACCGGCCCACGTCCCATCCGTGCACGGCGATCTCCACGGCACCGACGGCGGCCATCACCCGCACGTCCAGCGGGCGTTCGCCCACGAGCACCTCCTCGGGCGGCCCCGCGGCCCAGGCACCGAGCACGGCACACGCGCGGGTGCGGAAGCCGCAGACCCGGTCGGCGTGCGGGAGCACCCCGATCCGCCCACCGCTCATCCCCTCGTAGAGCGCGTCCAGCGAGTCGTCGAGGTGGTCCAGCAGCTCGCCGAGGTCCCACTCGGCGCACGGCGTCCCCCTGTCGAGGCCCACGCACCGCGCCTGCGCCACACTGCCCAGCGCGTAGGCGAGCGAGCGCTCCAACAGCTCTCCGGCGCTCACCACAGCACCTGCGCCGGCCCGCCCCAGCAGCCCCTCAGCGGCCTCACAGCCGTCCCCCGAGCTCCGGGGAGCCCGACGGGCCGCGAAGGCC
This genomic window contains:
- a CDS encoding Rieske (2Fe-2S) protein, whose product is MTHSPARRTVLLATGAAALAAGCGEYGGENSDSGSGSAQAGTALARTSEIPVGGGKIFKDEKVVVTQPKKGEFKAFSDICTHQGCQVTNVSGGTINCPCHGSKFNITDGSVANPPATEPLPEKQIRVDGDSIELA
- a CDS encoding ADP-ribosylglycohydrolase family protein — translated: MTMTLTKRAATGTLVGLALGDALGFPTEFNDVPSILAKCGPWREMELITPALVSDDTQMTLAVGRGLRAAMDRGVLGPEMAEPVRREFIAWNRSPENNRAPGNTCLRACDLLERTDLPWQEASQIGSKGCGANMRVAPVGLVPGLSDEQRAGAAQLQAALTHGHPTGLAASDLTARAVRLLAQGTAPGELVGLLRSYALVNRGQYHERWLGDLWTRSQDPTPGQFIARGWDECLAVLDRLDDAVRGASPEDDPCLATGAGWIAEEALATGLLCFLQFPDEPLTALRRAACSSGDSDSIACLTGAFAGAHLGAEAWPVEWADRIEYGSELVTLGALWDS
- a CDS encoding DUF6529 family protein → MTVDPNAATQSWPSPEPERGPGAARYLIPALVAAAVAVALGVYGKVHDPAGTAFNLAGFSSTGAVKSWLATVAFFFALVQLVSALMVYGKLPGPSWSSALHRWSGRVAFLVAVPVAVHCLYALGFQSYESRVLWHSLLGCFFFGVFSAKMLLLRSERLPGWLLPIVGGLVFTALTILWLTSALWFFRTFGVTT
- a CDS encoding NUDIX domain-containing protein, with the protein product MSVPPGYDKYAHEPFAVTVDLAVLTVAEGALQVLLVERGQEPYAGHWALPGGFLHPDESAETAARRELAEETGLSDLSGLHLEQLRTYSEPDRDPRMRVVSVAFAALLPDPPEPHGGSDAAEARWVPYDKAGPLAFDHDRILADAHERVGAKLEYTCLATAFCPPEFTLGELQQVYETVWGTVLDRPNFRRKVLATPGFVEAVPGAARLTGGRGKPAALYRAGPATTLHPPLLRPSPEGRPA
- a CDS encoding prephenate dehydrogenase, producing MRTALVIGTGLIGTSAALALAGRGVTVHLADHDPEQARMAAALGAGTDEAPGGPVDLAIVAAPPAHVAGVLADAMRRGVARGYIDVASVKGGPRRELEALGLDLSSYIGTHPMSGREKSGPLAASGDLFEGRPWVLTPTRDTDTEVLNLALELVSHCRAVPVVMDADAHDRAVALVSHMPHLVSSMVAARLEHAEEAAVRLCGQGIRDVTRIAASDPGMWIDILSANPGPVADLLTDVAGDLEETVRALRALQSADESKRGEGVSGIEDMLRRGNAGQVRVPGKHGSAPRLYEIVAVLIDDQPGQLARIFADAGRAGVNIEDVRIEHATGQQAGLVQLMVEPQAAPVLSAALRERGWSIRQ
- a CDS encoding GNAT family N-acetyltransferase — encoded protein: MPELKRLSAGHAPAVLAFELANRAYFAAAVFDRGDDYFERFADRFDALLAEQEAGICAFHVLVAEDGSVLGRFNLYDLEDGGAVLGYRVAQHVAGRGTATATVLELCGLAATRYGLRTLRAATAHANAASRRVLVKAGFVPVGPADPAELGGKPGTWYQRALTPLR
- a CDS encoding TIGR03086 family metal-binding protein — translated: MSAGELLERSLAYALGSVAQARCVGLDRGTPCAEWDLGELLDHLDDSLDALYEGMSGGRIGVLPHADRVCGFRTRACAVLGAWAAGPPEEVLVGERPLDVRVMAAVGAVEIAVHGWDVGRSCGRPRPIPEGLAGELLSVARCVVGEEDRGVRFAEPVAVPSGARPDVRLLGFLGRDPQRACRARP
- the aroH gene encoding chorismate mutase, which encodes MAVRAVRGAVQLEQDEAGHMDEQVGALLTAIMERNELTADDLISIWFTATPDLHSDFPAAAARKLGIVDVPLICAQELDIEGAMPRVVRVLAHIESDRPRADIAHVYLGAAAALRKDIAQ